In one Drosophila pseudoobscura strain MV-25-SWS-2005 chromosome X, UCI_Dpse_MV25, whole genome shotgun sequence genomic region, the following are encoded:
- the LOC4814985 gene encoding UPF0729 protein GD16342, with the protein MVCVPCFIIPLLLYIWHKFVQPILLRYWNPWEKKDAQGNVIKAGPEFPFECKGGVCPFVPGGKKANADSDTVETTSSETVTTTASDGQETKTTTITTGGSSSTTTTTTSSSSGPTTEPIPEETKKLI; encoded by the coding sequence ATGGTGTGCGTGCCGTGCTTTATCATTCCGCTGCTGCTCTACATCTGGCACAAGTTCGTGCAGCCCATTCTGCTGCGCTACTGGAATCCGTGGGAGAAGAAGGACGCCCAGGGGAATGTGATCAAGGCGGGGCCGGAGTTCCCGTTCGAGTGCAAGGGCGGCGTCTGTCCATTTGTGCCCGGTGGCAAGAAGGCAAACGCTGACAGCGATACGGTGGAGACCACATCATCTGAAACAGTCACGACTACAGCTTCGGACGGCCAGGAGACTAAAACTACAACCATCACAACCGgtggtagcagcagcaccaccaccacaaccacGTCGTCGTCCTCAGGGCCAACCACTGAGCCCATCCCGGAGGAAACAAAGAAGTTAATTTAG